tggtgaattatttgtaatattaGTTAAAAAAACTTTGACTAAAAGATTGAGTTCTATTAGAAAACCTCTCGGATTTAACCCTTAAATTTGTAACTCACAATTACTCATATCTCGTATGAGACTATTTTGAGTactactaatattcacttgattgatttGTTATTATTATCTATTAAACTTAATACTAGTTAAGTAACTAGTATTAATATATGTTatcatcaatcgtgaatctctttagcgAGTTTAAGTCTCATTCCTCGAGATGAGGTAGCCACTAAAtatctcgttagtggcttagtaaaAAGATCTGCCAAGTTTTCagttgttctcacataggatattgagataaCTTATCTTTGAATTAATTCTCTTATATCTCCATAttttagactaatgtgtctagacttcccattatacactctgttggatgctctagccaatgttgctgcTATTACAaagtatcgatatagtggatacattctctacGTATGATTAAAGGTATCTCCATCAAAATATCCATGAACCATTCGGcttctttgccggtagcagctagagctataaactctgctttcATAGTGGAGtgagatatacaagtttgtttcttagaatccaccaagtgtaaatacccaaccatgaGTATTTTATTTCGTAACACTTAACTCTCTATGGAAAATATTTGGCGGCAAAAACGTTACTCTACAAAAAGGAAACAAAGAGAAAACGCCACAATTGTGGCAAAAACGCCACAATTAAATATGGAAACCTAATccgtttaaaaaaaaaaaaaatggaaaccTAATATCTGACACCAAAGACACTTTCTCAAGTTCTTTACCAAAGTCCGGAGAGAGAGAGACGTCCAACACAGCTTCCCCTGTTTTTCATTTACCAGAAACGAAACTCATTTCCTCATAACGCTTCATCTGTGCAAATGGGAAACCTGGTAATCGCCATTCTTCTCTGAAAGTAACTTCCTTTTCCATTAAAGATgactttgagtttttttttttgaagctTTGATCATGGGGTCGCTTTAATCATCTGGAAGGAGAGTCTCGCTTGACCTGAGCACTGGGATTTGGATTTCTTTTTGTCTCAAGCTAAAGCTTTTGATTCTTGAAGCTAAGAAAAAGATGCCTAGTGAACCCCCGGAAGACAGTGAAAAACCCACATGTTTTTCTAAGAAtccacattttttcaagataATTCTGAGAGACACTCTTGAAGAGAACAAACTTGTAAGCTTGAATAGCTTTCTCTATCTCATAGAATAATGTATATAACCCTTACTTTGTtatgatttttcattttttatgatAGCAACATTATCGGTGGTTTTGACTTACATAAATAAATTTATGACCATTTGACTGAACATTGAATGTTATCAGTAGTAATACTTAGGAACTGTTCAAGTAGTTGACATTTTGTTTTGTAGAAACAAAAGGGGTTATTCTGTCAAAAAAGATTGGCCAGTTTGAGCATACTTTTAACTTTCTGCTGAtgagaatttattatttttgcaatGGATTTAGAAGAATGAAGACACTAATAAGGCTAGTAAACAAATGAAATGATAGTGCTGATGTATTTTTGACATTTAAGCTCAATTTAGGAGATCATTTTCCTAGCTATTtaagaaaattatatattttttggcaGCGGGTTCCACATTATTTTGTGAAGAAATGTGGAGAAACTTTAACCGAAACGGTATCTGTCAAACTTCCTTGTGgttccaaatgggaaatgaagtTAGAAAATTGCAATGGGCAGTTTTGGTTACAAAAGGGTTGGCCAGAATTTATGAAGCATTATTCTATAGAAAGAGGTCATATGTTAACTTTTCGATATGATGGGAATTCTGAACTTTATGCTGCCATATTTGATAAAACTACTGTGGAGATAGATTATCCCTCTACTTCTGCTCATTCTGATAAGTATGACATCGATGAGAAACTCCAAGTTCCCAAGACGGAAGTTAGTGATGACAGCATTGAAATCTTGGATGATATCTCCTATTGCCACACATCAGGAGTAAAATCTCCATGTTCTCGGTCTCCTAAGAGAATGAGAACAAGTCCTACAGGTAAAACTCAAGCAACTTGTCTCATTTAAAAGTTGAAGACTCacaataatataattttatttgagaattaAATGATTAAAGGGAGCTTAGAGAATTCTAAGCAAGATTAGAAGGCTTGGAAAATTACTCTTATTATGATTTATAGATTCTTTGTAAAATGATTTACGTTATGATATGTACGTTTCATTTTATACAGGAAATGTTGATTCACCGTTTGAATGTGAGCAAGATCAATCTACCACCCCAAGAAAGACGAAATATGGGATTCCTAGAATTATGAAAGCATTGCATACAAGTGAAAAAAATGCAGCTCTTCAGTGGACTAGTGATTTTAAATCTGAACACCCATTTTTCAAGGTTGTCATGCAACCATACTATATCCTTGGTAGACGTTTGGTAAGATCTGTTTTGTGATTTTTCTATTATGCTATATCAATACAAATTTTACTAAATACTATTTGCAGAAGAGTTATAAAGTTTGTGAAAGAATAGATTTGAAGAGATATGCTTCCTTAGAACGAATCGTATATACAATTTTTTGTGCTATCATATCAGATTAGTTTCCTTATTTCCCTTTTGCGTTGCTTAGGCCATACCATACCAATTTGCAAAGATTCATCTCAATAACAGATTTTATGATGTAACCCTCAAAGTTCCAAATGAGAAGAAAACTTGGCCTGTGAAGTACAGTTTTGGAGAGCATAAGAAGGCAACACCAAGGTTCGAAACTGGTTGGTTATTATTTGCTCAGGACAATAATTTGAAAGTGGGTGATGTCTGTGTGTTTGTCATGCTTAAGGCAGTAAATGTTTCATTTGAAGTTGTAATATTAGGTGTTGGAAGAAGCTCAAAAGGTTCTATGTCCCCAGGTAAGCAATGGGTCTTATTCTTTTGGCTACCTAATCTATTTGTTTCCCTGATtgcatacttaattttttttttaagaaaacttaATCCCTTGTTCATTTCTTGTGTTCTTTTTTAGCTCATTATGAATCAGGATCCCCTAGCTTTGACAATTGTTCTCCTGCAAAACAAGTAAACGAATGCAATTCAAGTCAGAGTTCAGAGCCACCGATGGTTGGAAAGCAACTTTCCCCGACTTTTGATGAGAGAGTTAAAATTCTTGAAAATGCTGCTTTGGAAAGTGAAAAACCTTTCTTCAAGATAGTCATTCAACCATCAAATAAGTGGCATGTGGTAAGTTTTTTTATAGCCTAAATGAGCTGCTATTTACTCTAATTGAGAAGTGTTGTAAAATTTACACAAAATCTATTAAAAACCAATCAGCTAAACTGAACAACAGCAAAGTTAAGAACACAAAGTACCACAACAAATTTTATACTGTTTCGATCCTAGATTGATCTACTTCCAGTTTAAGTTCTCCCACAAACTCTTTTCACTATAACAGAGATGAAAATCTCAAGGTTACACAGAAAAACAGATGAAAATAACCCCACAAACTCACTTGTACAGAcagtaatttaaaaattaaaactttCACCGGAACACTATTTCTCCACTCAGGTTTGATCTATCTCCCTCTCTCTCGCAGTACAATAATGATTACAAAAAATTAATTCCCAAGCGCTCAGTTTTGTGTAAATCTTATTTCCCAGATGAGAACTAAGTTCTCTATTAGACAAGAAATCTGACCAATGCCAAAGCAGCCAAACACAGCATTCCAAGTCATATATGCACTTAAAAGAAAAGTCCTCTTATTTGTAAGAATTAACCTTTGCAAGAAGAAACATGTAATCATTTGTCTTTACATCAAATTATCTTCTTTTCTTGGCAGTGTGTACCATTAGACTTAGCTGACAAACACATTGAGAATGAAGGTACTGTCATTCTTTCCATTCCAAGTGGTAGTTGTTGGTCTGCTCAATTCAGGAGGAGGAAGAACTATATAACTGGGAAACCTGTAGCTGTAATATGTAGTGGTTGGAAAGAATTCATGGCGGACAATGATTTGAAGTTGGACGATGTCTGTGTTTTCGAGCTCCATAATGGAACTGAGATTTCATTTCATGTTTCGATTGTCCGAGTTGCTGTTTCTGATGAGTTAAAATGCCAAGGGTCTCAagttaaatatgattttttttagcaTTGGTGTGTACTCAGTTTATTTTACGTGACCACTGTAGCTTTTAGTATTATATAATGGAACTTCTTTGTGTTCATGTAATAATTCCTCATAAGGTGAGAACAAGACAGGGAGATGAGGAGAATTGAAACTGTCATGAGATGTGAAGATGTATTGAAAATGGCATGTGTCTATACTAAGAATTAAAGCATAGAAAATTAGAATATTCCCAAAAGATTCCTTATTATCTTTGTcttttttaattttgttctttacAGAGTAATTGAGCTTGgactaattttaaatttttaatagcTTTACACttgtatgtgtttttttttttttgaaggaaaCACTTGTATGTGTTTGCAGTGCAGttttttttgtcaatttattAGACTACACTGTTTATGCAGTTTGAGTATTTTTCCAAACCACACCTGCCCCACATTGGCCTCAATGATAAATTAAGAGGGTGGAAGGTAGAAGGTAGTGCAACCACTTAGCAAGCCAAAGCATCATATGCTTTCCTTGATGCCTTTTCTAAATGCTTTAGATTTTGCTGTgtttataattaattatgtagcAGATTGTACctggaaaaaataaaaataagtaacCTATTACTTTGTAAtgataaaaataacaaaaaaaaagtaaCATAAAATAATATTGTACTTTGCAATTTATAAAAATAGTACAAAAGCGAACGAAAAATAATATTGTAAAATACTATAAAAGTAACTTAGAACAATTATAAGTATAACAaaaagggatatttgcggcaataatgtctatatagttcattttgttgcacttaaatgtttatgtaaaaattttggcggcaataatgcctaccgttaTGAATTTAGAGCAGACGTTGGTCCTTGGCCGTTAAGTTTGAACAAGGGCCAATGTGGCAGCCATGTGACAACACCTGATTggtccattttttttatttactaaatatattaaaaattatttttaaaaatctaattaatttacaataataaataaattcaataaaataaaataaatctattaGAAAAgtaaaaacataaattttaataactaataaaaaatttaaaatctcaaattttaactaaaaaattcttaaaaactaaatctaaaaaaaaaaaaaaaaagggttcaTCTTCAACCTCTTGCTTTCTCTCTCCCCCCAACCGTGCAAAGaccccatccttcttcttcccccgtccttctttttcttcAGCAGCAGCAGATCTCGACGGAAAGGCCTATGGCAGACGAGTTCGACTTCTAAGCGGAGCTTTGAAGGACGAAGACCTCTGGGCAGATCTCAATGGCGACTTCAACATATGGGCAAATCTCGACAACGTCTTTGACTACTGGGCAGATCTCGACGACTTCTGGGTGGAGCTTTGAGGGACGACGACTTTGACTACTGGGCAGATCTCGACGACTTCTGGGTGGAGCTTTGAGGGACGACGACTTCGACTTCTGGGCAGATCTCAACGTCTTCTGGGTGGAGCTTTGAGGGACGACGACTTCGACTTCTGGGCAGATCTCGACGACAAATTCGACTTCTAGGTAGAACAAATCTTAACTTCAACTTCTTGATAATAGGATTGATGATTGGTTAAAGGAGTTTACACATATTTGGTTTACGAATTGTTTAGATTAGACTTTTGGGTATTTGCATTTTGCTTAGTGGATGGTTTTACAAGTTAATGTGTATAGGCATTTTTTGTTTGGATGCTACTGGCTAATGGGTTTACAAATTTTATGGGTGTTATTGatttgtgtttgatttttgggttttaattttttatttttgacgaTTTGTTAGattggatttttgggttttggagaGCTTATGATGAACATTTTCTTTTCGGGATGAACAGTCGGGAGTAGCTTAAGTGTTCAATTTGGTGTTTATGAATATTTTGATATTGTtggtgttttttttatttagttttggtttttgttcatgttttggtttttttttcttagaTGTTTGAATTTTAATTAGTTAAAAGTGAAAAGATTTATTgcttatatttaataatttttaaatctaatgtttatattttattttaatttatttaaaaattaaaatattttttaattagatttagttttttaattaatttttaaattatttaaaaaaataattgagCCAATCAGGAGTCGTCACGTTGGCCCTTGTTCAAACTTAACGGCCAAGGACCAATGTC
The genomic region above belongs to Humulus lupulus chromosome 1, drHumLupu1.1, whole genome shotgun sequence and contains:
- the LOC133811850 gene encoding B3 domain-containing transcription factor VRN1-like, whose translation is MPSEPPEDSEKPTCFSKNPHFFKIILRDTLEENKLRVPHYFVKKCGETLTETVSVKLPCGSKWEMKLENCNGQFWLQKGWPEFMKHYSIERGHMLTFRYDGNSELYAAIFDKTTVEIDYPSTSAHSDKYDIDEKLQVPKTEVSDDSIEILDDISYCHTSGVKSPCSRSPKRMRTSPTGNVDSPFECEQDQSTTPRKTKYGIPRIMKALHTSEKNAALQWTSDFKSEHPFFKVVMQPYYILGRRLAIPYQFAKIHLNNRFYDVTLKVPNEKKTWPVKYSFGEHKKATPRFETGWLLFAQDNNLKVGDVCVFVMLKAVNVSFEVVILGVGRSSKGSMSPAHYESGSPSFDNCSPAKQVNECNSSQSSEPPMVGKQLSPTFDERVKILENAALESEKPFFKIVIQPSNKWHVCVPLDLADKHIENEGTVILSIPSGSCWSAQFRRRKNYITGKPVAVICSGWKEFMADNDLKLDDVCVFELHNGTEISFHVSIVRVAVSDELKCQGSQVKYDFF